One Chaetodon trifascialis isolate fChaTrf1 chromosome 21, fChaTrf1.hap1, whole genome shotgun sequence genomic window carries:
- the nif3l1 gene encoding NIF3-like protein 1 translates to MLTGCRNLPRAFFSPTYRRFCTRRTWTSQACTPPSPPSLSVWTSQHSSIPLHSSVHFSSTRCLTHSARCPGLMELKDVLQVMEQLAPLSLAESWDNVGLLVEPSESRPIKTILLTNDLTDAVMEEAEAMSCDLIISYHPPLFRPIKRLVQKDWKQRLAIRAVEARIAIFSPHTSWDSVKGGVNDWLVGGLGSGQVSVLSQALGGASHSHKLEFTVKSMEELNGVMEELKACDSGATLQHSVGRPDSSGFHVSVTCSDSALTPSVQTLLRHNAPSLSLSILKLEKPPLPGHGQGRLSVLDQPVTVATAIQKMKSHLGLGHLRLALGLGQTQESSVCTVAVCAGSGASVLNGVKADLYITGEMSHHEVLDAVAKGTSVILSDHSNSERGFLAVFRERLAVRLPDSVTVVVSKADRDPLEVV, encoded by the exons ATGTTGACTGGCTGTAGAAACCTTCCTCGAGCATTTTTTTCACCCACATATAGAAGATTCTGTACCCGGAGGACCTGGACCTCACAGGCGTGCACCCCTCCATCTCCCCCTTCACTGAGTGTCTGGACAAGCCAGCACTCCTCCATCCCCCTCCACTCATCCGTCCACTTCTCCTCCACCCGCTGCCTCACTCATTCTGCTCGCTGTCCAGGCCTGATGGAGCTCAAAGATGTTCTGCAGGTGATGGAGCAgctcgctcctctctctctggctgagTCTTGGGACAATGTTGGCCTGCTGGTGGAGCCCAGCGAATCTCGGCCTATTAAAACCATCCTGCTGACCAACGACCTCACGGATGCCGTCATGGAGGAAGCAGAGGCCATGAGCTGTGACCTCATTATCTCCTATCACCCCCCGTTGTTTCGGCCAATCAAGCGTCTAGTTCAGAAGGACTGGAAGCAGCGATTGGCCATCCGGGCTGTGGAGGCCAGGATAGCGATCTTCTCCCCTCACACATCGTGGGATAGTGTAAAAGGAGGAGTAAATGACTGGCTGGTCGGGGGTCTTG GCAGCGGTCAGGTGTCTGTGCTGAGTCAGGCCCTCGGTGGCGCCTCCCACAGTCACAAACTGGAATTCACGGTCAAGAGCATGGAGGAACTAAATGGTGTCATGGAGGAACTGAAGGCTTGTGACAGTGGAGCAACTCTACAACATTCAGTCGGCAG ACCGGACAGCAGTGGATTCCATGTCAGTGTGACCTGCAGTGACTCAGCGCTGACCCCCAGTGTCCAGACTTTGTTACGACACAATGCTCCCAGCCTGTCCCTCAGCATCCTGAAGTTAGAAAAG CCCCCTCTCCCGGGCCATGGCCAAGGGCGACTTAGTGTTTTAGACCAGCCAGTAACTGTGGCAACAGCAATCCAGAAAATGAAGTCCCACTTGGGTTTGGGTCACCTCCGTTTGGCTCTGGGATTGGGACAGACGCAGG agTCCTCTGTATgcactgtggctgtgtgtgctggatCTGGGGCCTCGGTGCTGAATGGAGTCAAGGCAGACCTTTACATCACAG GTGAGATGTCCCACCACGAAGTGCTGGACGCCGTGGCGAAGGGAACCAGTGTCATCCTCAGTGACCATAGCAACAGCGAGCGGGGTTTCCTGGCTGTGTTCAGGGAGAGGCTGGCTGTGCGTCTTCCTGACAGCGTGACAGTGGTGGTGTCCAAGGCTGACAGAGACCCTCTGGAGGTGGTCTGA
- the cabp5a gene encoding calcium-binding protein 5a, protein MMRLADVKKSPEEDMSFGAACIFLRGGKNISRQLADDEIDELRDAFNEFDKDKDGLISCKDLGNLMRTMGYMPTEMELIELSQNINMNLGGRVDFEDFVELMTPKLLAETAGMIGVKELKDAFKEFDMDGDGEITTEELRSAMTKLMGEHMSRREIDSIVKEADDNGDGTVDFEEFVRMMSHQ, encoded by the exons ATGATGCGTTTGGCTGATGTGAAGAAATCACCAGAAGAag ACATGAGTTTTGGGGCCGCGTGCATTTTCTTGCGAGGAGGGAAAAATATT TCAAGACAACTGGCTGATGATGAGATTGATG AGCTGCGTGACGCGTTCAATGAGTTTGATAAAGACAAGGACGGGCTGATCAGCTGCAAGGACCTGGGGAATCTGATGAGGACGATGGGCTACATGCccacagagatggagctgattgAGCTGAGCCAGAACATCAACATGAACC TTGGTGGCAGAGTCGACTTTGAGGACTTCGTAGAGCTGATGACCCCGAAGCTTCTGGCAGAAACGGCTGGGATGATAGGCGTGAAGGAGCTCAAAGACGCCTTTAAAGAG TTTGACATGGACGGAGATGGAGAGATCACAACAGAGGAGCTGAGGTCCGCCATGACCAAGCTGATGGGAGAGCACATGAGCCGAAGAGAGATAGATAGCATAGTAAAAGAAGCAGATGACAATGGAGACGGCACAGTAGACTTTGAAG agtTCGTCAGAATGATGTCCCATCAATGA